A portion of the Suricata suricatta isolate VVHF042 chromosome 11, meerkat_22Aug2017_6uvM2_HiC, whole genome shotgun sequence genome contains these proteins:
- the SPTY2D1 gene encoding protein SPT2 homolog — MDFREILLIASKGQGVNTVPKRYSLAVGPPKKDPKVKGVQSAAVQAFLRRKEEELRQKALEEKRRKEELVKKRIELKHDKKARAMAKRTKDNFHGYNGIPVEEKSKKRQVTESHTSQGTEQEYEMEEEEDEFLEYNQAESEQEYEEEREPPKVESKPKVPLKSAPPLMNFTDLLRLAEKKQYEPVEIKVVKKTEERPMTAEELREREFLERKQRKRRAETDARLPPAKKAPFPKETMGTKLSKHPSSRGTPLPHAEKKPRPSTANEKHLSVSSSKSMPGERTKVGSGNCSQPLLREGHDRPVFNGAAKPHSSTYSPSVPKTSAKGPQKSATEHKAKKSPPHPSHSRPGPVVTAHNKAKSPGVIRQPGSSSSSAPGRPSTGTARPTVSSGPVPRRQNGSSSSGPERSFSGTKRPAGDLNLSGRTLSGTSGPGHPANSSSGPGRPTSGSGDSRRSMGSSGGPGRPVSSPHDLRRPVNGSGPPGRPVSGPGRPLGGPGRSGSVSVPAGRAVSSSGPGRPVSSLGPGRTVSSSGLPLKPKCTVVSETISSKNIISRSSNGQMNGMKPSLSGYRSAQVPQRLPFPSGYKRQREYEEEEDDDEYDSEMEDFIEDEGEPQEEISKHIREIFGYDRKKYKDESDYALRYMESSWKEQQKEEAKSLRLGMQEDLEEMRREEEEMKRRKAKKLKKR; from the exons aaaaggtaTAGTTTGGCAGTGGGGCCTCCCAAAAAAGACCCAAAAGTTAAGGGTGTCCAGTCTGCAGCCGTTCAGGCTTTTCTCAGACGAAAAGAAGAGGAACTCAGGCAAAAAG CtttagaggagaaaaggagaaaagaagaactAGTGAAAAAGCGAATTGAGCTAAAACATGATAAAAAGGCAAGAGCAATGGCCAAGAGGACCAAGGATAATTTTCATGGTTACAATGGGATTCCCGTTgaggaaaaatcaaagaagaggCAGGTGACAGAAAGCCACACTAGCCAGGGAACAGAACAAGAGTATgagatggaagaagaagaagatgaattCTTAGAGTACAATCAAGCAGAGTCAGAGCAGGAGTATGAGGAGGAGCGAGAACCTCCCAAAGTTGAAAGCAAACCAAAGGTCCCCCTTAAAAGTGCCCCACCACTCATGAACTTCACGGATCTACTCAGGCTGGCTGAGAAAAAGCAGTATGAACCAGTGGAGATAAAGgtagtgaagaaaacagaagagcgGCCTATGACTGCAGAAGAACTTAGGGAGCGAGAATTCCTGGAACGGAAACAGAGGAAAAGGAGAGCTGAGACAGATGCAAGACTACCTCCAGCCAAAAAGGCACCCTTTCCGAAGGAAACTATGGGCACAAAACTTAGCAAGCACCCTTCTTCCAGGGGTACACCCCTTCCTCATGCTGAGAAGAAACCCAGACCCAGTACAGCCAATGAAAAACACTTAAGTGTGTCTTCATCCAAATCCATGCCAGGAGAGAGGACCAAAGTGGGATCTGGCAATTGCTCCCAACCCTTACTACGTGAGGGCCACGACAGACCTGTTTTCAATGGGGCTGCAAAGCCCCACTCCAGCACCTATTCACCAAGTGTCCCAAAGACTTCTGCTAAAGGGCCTCAGAAATCTGCTACTGAGCACAAAGCCAAAAAATCTCCTCCCCATCCTAGCCATTCCCGGCCTGGGCCTGTGGTTACCGCACACAATAAAGCTAAGAGTCCAGGTGTCATCAGGCAGCCAGGCAGCAGCTCCAGCTCAGCTCCCGGGCGGCCCAGCACAGGGACTGCTCGGCCCACAGTTAGTTCTGGCCCCGTGCCCAGGCGCCAGAATGGCAGCTCCAGCTCAGGACCTGAGCGATCATTCAGTGGGACCAAGAGGCCAGCCGGTGACTTAAATCTCTCTGGACGGACACTCAGTGGTACAAGTGGCCCTGGGCATCCTGCAAACAGTTCAAGTGGCCCTGGGCGACCCACCAGTGGCTCAGGCGATTCTAGGAGGTCTATGGGCAGCTCTGGTGGCCCTGGGCGGCCTGTGAGCAGTCCACATGACCTCCGACGACCAGTGAATGGCTCTGGTCCCCCTGGGCGGCCAGTCAGTGGCCCTGGGCGGCCACTTGGTGGTCCTGGGCGATCAGGAAGTGTCTCAGTTCCAGCTGGAAGGGCTGTCAGTAGTTCAGGTCCGGGAAGACCAGTGAGCAGCTTGGGACCTGGGCGAACAGTTAGTAGCTCTGGTCTCCCCCTAAAACCCAAGTGTACCGTTGTCTCAGAAACAATTTCTTCCAAGAATATAATTAGCCGATCCAGcaatggacagatgaatggaatGAAGCCTTCCTTATCTGGATACAGATCTGCCCAAG TTCCTCAAAGGCTTCCCTTCCCTAGTGGTTACAAAAGGCAGCGAGAATAcgaagaggaggaagatgatgaTGAATATGACTCTGAAATGGAAGATTTTATCGAAGATGAAGGAGAACCTCAGGAAGAAATCTCAAAGCACATTCGAGAAATCTTTGGCTATGACCGAAAAAA ATACAAAGATGAAAGTGATTATGCCTTACGTTACATGGAGAGTAGTTGGAAAGAGCAGcagaaggaagaagcaaagag tttaaGATTAGGTATGCAGGAGGACTTAGAGGAAATGAGACgcgaagaagaagaaatgaagcgTCGGAAGGCCAAGAAGCTGAAGAAGCGTTAG
- the SPTY2D1OS gene encoding putative transmembrane protein SPTY2D1OS, which produces MIVLGWMVFVGLACYMGTFPESMPPTLKWKENWPVQENKTRLRSVTLDEEPQL; this is translated from the exons ATGATCGTGCTTGGCTGGATGGTTTTTGTTGGACTTGCATGTTACATGGGCACATTTCCAGAGTCCATG CCTCCAACTCTGAAGTGGAAAGAGAATTGGCCTGTTCAGGAGAACAAGACACGACTGAGGAGCGTGACTTTGGATGAAGAACCACAACTATGA